In a single window of the Arthrobacter sp. StoSoilA2 genome:
- a CDS encoding YegS/Rv2252/BmrU family lipid kinase, whose amino-acid sequence MNPPAPKNPTHSAEKIALAINPTASFGRHGLAGDEAAACLRTAGCDVVVLEAGSYDDLRTLVDEAIISGISALVVVGGDGMVHLGVNALAGKDLPLGIVPAGTGNDVARLLGLPLGDTKAACDRLLASMASGGRKIDAGRVTAAGRSSYFAGVLSAGFDAAVNERANSWRWPKGKSRYNLAMLRELGSFRRIEYTVTADGEQWRQPALLISVANGQSIGGGMRITPNALPDDGRLDLFIVKPLSRLNFLAVFPKVFAGKHLGHPAVEIRRVRKVRLEAEGVVAYADGERVDRLPVEVEVVPGVLRVLA is encoded by the coding sequence GTGAATCCTCCGGCGCCCAAGAATCCCACGCACTCGGCGGAGAAGATCGCCCTTGCCATCAATCCAACAGCATCGTTCGGACGCCACGGCCTCGCCGGGGACGAGGCCGCAGCCTGCCTTCGCACCGCCGGTTGTGACGTCGTCGTACTGGAAGCCGGAAGCTACGACGACCTCCGGACCCTGGTTGATGAGGCCATAATTTCAGGCATCAGTGCGCTGGTTGTGGTGGGCGGGGACGGCATGGTCCATTTGGGTGTCAATGCGCTCGCCGGAAAGGATCTTCCGCTGGGAATTGTTCCCGCCGGCACTGGCAACGATGTCGCCAGGCTGCTGGGCTTGCCACTCGGGGACACAAAGGCGGCGTGCGACCGCCTGCTGGCATCAATGGCATCGGGCGGGCGGAAGATCGACGCCGGACGCGTCACCGCCGCCGGGCGAAGCAGCTATTTTGCAGGGGTCCTGTCTGCCGGATTTGACGCTGCCGTTAACGAGAGGGCGAACTCGTGGCGGTGGCCCAAGGGAAAGAGCCGATACAACCTGGCGATGCTCCGGGAACTCGGTTCCTTCCGGCGTATCGAATACACGGTGACGGCCGACGGCGAGCAGTGGCGGCAGCCGGCGTTGCTGATTTCGGTGGCGAACGGCCAATCGATCGGCGGCGGCATGAGAATTACGCCCAATGCGTTGCCCGACGACGGGCGGCTGGATCTGTTTATCGTCAAGCCGTTGTCGCGGCTGAATTTCCTGGCGGTGTTCCCCAAGGTGTTCGCCGGCAAACACCTTGGTCATCCGGCCGTGGAGATCCGGCGGGTACGGAAAGTGCGGCTGGAGGCAGAAGGTGTCGTGGCCTACGCCGACGGCGAGCGCGTGGACAGATTGCCTGTGGAGGTCGAGGTTGTGCCGGGGGTTCTGCGGGTCCTTGCCTAG